In one Acidimicrobiales bacterium genomic region, the following are encoded:
- a CDS encoding cell division protein FtsL — MSPASTARALRPASPAEAPATGRRGDAGPALAVVAQRRRRRSWQVGSVAGVVLFVALFAVAGFQTLIVSSQKRIDELDRSIVAATEEAQQLENRLALLQSPQRITAEATERLGMLSPPGVGYLIPAPDDDARAAVVPEPSSIAPEVAADAGEDAGDGEDPAGGAEANGVESDPGDVAATAEEDRDAAGTDR, encoded by the coding sequence GTGAGCCCGGCGTCGACCGCTCGCGCCCTGCGCCCCGCGTCACCGGCGGAGGCGCCGGCGACCGGTCGCCGCGGCGACGCCGGTCCGGCTCTCGCCGTCGTCGCCCAGCGGCGCCGCCGGAGGAGCTGGCAGGTCGGATCGGTCGCCGGTGTCGTGCTCTTCGTGGCCCTCTTCGCGGTCGCCGGGTTCCAGACCCTCATCGTCTCGTCCCAGAAGCGCATCGACGAGCTCGACCGCAGCATCGTCGCCGCCACGGAGGAGGCCCAGCAGCTCGAGAACCGCCTGGCGCTCCTGCAGAGCCCGCAGCGCATCACCGCCGAGGCGACCGAGCGCCTCGGGATGCTGTCGCCCCCCGGTGTGGGCTACCTCATCCCCGCCCCCGACGACGACGCTCGCGCCGCCGTGGTCCCCGAGCCCTCCTCCATCGCGCCCGAGGTCGCCGCGGACGCCGGGGAGGACGCCGGCGACGGTGAGGATCCCGCCGGTGGCGCCGAGGCGAACGGCGTCGAGTCGGACCCCGGGGACGTCGCGGCCACCGCCGAAGAGGACCGGGACGCCGCCGGGACGGACCGGTGA
- the rsmH gene encoding 16S rRNA (cytosine(1402)-N(4))-methyltransferase RsmH, with the protein MDASPERPFAHLPVMAEEIVELLAPVPSGWVIDATLGGGGHAEALLDAHAHLRVLGIDRDPSALEAATDRLARFGGRVRTARARFDALAEPAGGLDRPVVGVLFDLGVSSPQLDRPERGFSYRHDGPLDMRMDPTSRRTASEVVNDYPEDRLAAVLRDLGDERYARRIARAVVAARPVATTTELADLVRDAIPAPARRTGGHPAKRTFQAIRIEVNDELAILADTLDTAIGLLAPGGRIVVLAYHSGEDRIVKARLRSAATGDCTCPPGLPCACGATPSVRLLKRGAWTPTDAEVSANPRAESARLRAAEKLDPEER; encoded by the coding sequence ATGGACGCCAGCCCCGAGCGCCCCTTCGCCCACCTCCCGGTGATGGCCGAGGAGATCGTCGAGCTGCTCGCCCCGGTGCCGTCCGGCTGGGTGATCGACGCCACCCTCGGCGGCGGCGGGCACGCCGAGGCTCTGCTCGACGCCCACGCCCACCTGCGGGTGCTGGGCATCGACCGCGACCCCTCCGCGCTCGAGGCGGCCACCGACCGCCTCGCCCGTTTCGGGGGGCGGGTCCGCACCGCCCGGGCTCGCTTCGACGCCCTCGCCGAGCCGGCCGGCGGGCTCGACCGACCGGTGGTGGGTGTGCTGTTCGACCTGGGGGTGAGCTCGCCCCAGCTCGACCGACCGGAACGGGGCTTCAGCTATCGCCACGACGGCCCACTCGACATGCGCATGGACCCGACGTCGCGCCGGACCGCGTCCGAGGTGGTGAACGACTACCCAGAGGACCGGCTCGCCGCCGTGTTGCGCGACCTCGGCGATGAGCGCTACGCCCGCCGCATCGCCCGGGCCGTCGTGGCCGCCCGACCGGTGGCCACGACCACCGAGCTCGCCGACCTGGTGCGCGACGCCATCCCCGCCCCCGCCCGGCGCACGGGGGGCCATCCCGCCAAGCGGACCTTCCAGGCCATCCGCATCGAGGTGAACGACGAGCTCGCCATCCTCGCCGACACCCTGGACACGGCGATCGGGCTCCTGGCTCCCGGGGGTCGGATCGTGGTCCTCGCCTACCACTCCGGTGAGGACCGGATCGTCAAGGCCCGGCTCCGGTCGGCGGCCACCGGCGACTGCACCTGCCCCCCCGGTCTCCCGTGCGCGTGCGGCGCCACGCCGTCGGTCCGGCTCCTCAAGCGTGGCGCGTGGACACCCACCGACGCCGAGGTCTCGGCGAACCCACGAGCGGAGAGCGCCCGTCTGCGGGCGGCGGAGAAGCTCGATCCGGAGGAGCGGTGA
- a CDS encoding TrkH family potassium uptake protein yields MAIRRKALSPSRVVVLAFAAAVAVGTLLLMLPVSTTSGQITNPGEALFTATSAVCVTGLIVVDTATHWSTFGQVVIMALIQVGGFGIMTLSSLVAVALSRRLGLRQRLFAQAETGTMDSGQIRRVLIGVATFSLLFEVLATVVLTWRFWVDGEVSLGRAAYLGLFHAVSSFNNAGFALFSDNLIGFVTDGWVLVTIGAAVIAGGIGFPVWLELRDALLRPRSWSLHTKLTVGTTVLLLGAGTVLLLACEWGNPATIGNLDTGDKVLVSWFQSVQPRTAGFNAVDYGLMRESSWLVTDALMLVGGGSASTAGGIKVTTFALLGFVIWAEVRGDPDVTAFGRRIPGAAQRQAVTLVLLAVGAVITATFALVLLADVAIGPALFEALSAFSTVGLSTGITPALGTPAQLVLVALMFLGRVGPITLFAALVLREHGRLYRFPQERPIIG; encoded by the coding sequence GTGGCGATACGACGAAAGGCGCTGTCGCCGTCCCGGGTGGTCGTGCTCGCCTTCGCCGCCGCCGTCGCCGTCGGCACACTGTTGTTGATGCTGCCCGTCTCCACCACGTCGGGCCAGATCACGAACCCCGGCGAGGCGCTCTTCACCGCCACCTCCGCGGTCTGCGTGACCGGGCTCATCGTGGTCGACACCGCCACCCACTGGAGCACCTTCGGCCAGGTGGTGATCATGGCGCTCATCCAGGTCGGCGGCTTCGGGATCATGACCCTCTCGTCACTCGTCGCCGTCGCGCTGTCTCGCCGTCTCGGCCTCCGGCAGCGTCTCTTCGCCCAGGCGGAGACGGGCACGATGGACTCCGGGCAGATCCGACGCGTGCTGATCGGCGTCGCCACCTTCAGCCTGCTGTTCGAGGTCCTGGCCACCGTCGTGCTCACCTGGCGGTTCTGGGTGGACGGGGAGGTGAGTCTGGGCCGCGCCGCCTACCTCGGACTGTTCCACGCCGTGTCCAGCTTCAACAACGCCGGCTTCGCCCTCTTCAGCGACAACCTGATCGGCTTCGTGACCGACGGATGGGTGCTCGTCACGATCGGCGCCGCGGTGATCGCCGGCGGGATCGGCTTCCCGGTGTGGCTCGAGCTGCGCGACGCCCTGCTGCGCCCCCGCAGCTGGTCGCTGCACACCAAGCTGACGGTGGGGACGACGGTGCTGCTGCTGGGCGCGGGGACGGTCCTGCTCCTGGCCTGCGAGTGGGGCAACCCTGCCACGATCGGCAACCTGGACACCGGCGACAAGGTGCTCGTCTCCTGGTTCCAGTCCGTGCAGCCGCGCACCGCCGGGTTCAACGCCGTCGACTACGGCCTGATGCGTGAGAGCTCGTGGCTGGTCACCGATGCCCTCATGCTCGTCGGCGGCGGCTCGGCGTCCACCGCGGGCGGCATCAAGGTGACCACGTTCGCCCTCCTCGGCTTCGTCATCTGGGCGGAGGTCCGTGGCGACCCCGACGTCACCGCCTTCGGCCGGCGCATCCCCGGGGCCGCCCAGCGACAGGCCGTGACGCTCGTCCTGCTCGCCGTCGGGGCGGTCATCACCGCCACCTTCGCCCTCGTCCTGCTGGCCGACGTCGCGATCGGCCCCGCTTTGTTCGAGGCGTTGTCGGCCTTCAGCACCGTCGGGCTCAGCACCGGCATCACGCCGGCGCTGGGCACGCCGGCCCAGCTCGTCCTCGTCGCGCTGATGTTCCTGGGGCGGGTGGGGCCCATCACGCTGTTCGCGGCGCTGGTGCTGCGCGAGCATGGCCGCCTCTACCGCTTCCCCCAGGAAAGGCCGATCATTGGCTGA
- a CDS encoding TrkA family potassium uptake protein, which yields MAEGAPGRWGRRRSHPGLDTGDQVLVIGLGRFGSALATSLMELGHEVLGVDTDPVLVQRYSPLLTQAIEADCTDPNVLRQIGAAEFPCAVVGIGSGIESSVLTVAALSDLEIPNIWAKAITEAHARILERVGADHVISPEREMGERVAHLVTGRMIEYLELDPGFALVETTAPSEIVDKSLTEVLFRSTYGVTVVCIKPAGGVFTYATPDTKIGEGDILLVAGETARAEAFAARS from the coding sequence TTGGCTGAAGGCGCTCCCGGCCGGTGGGGCCGGCGACGGTCGCACCCCGGGCTCGACACCGGCGACCAGGTCCTCGTCATCGGCCTCGGCCGCTTCGGCTCGGCGCTGGCCACGAGCCTCATGGAGCTCGGCCACGAGGTCCTCGGCGTCGACACCGACCCGGTCCTGGTGCAGCGCTACAGCCCGCTGCTCACCCAGGCGATCGAAGCGGACTGCACCGATCCGAACGTGCTGCGCCAGATCGGCGCCGCCGAGTTCCCGTGCGCGGTCGTGGGGATCGGCTCGGGCATCGAATCGAGCGTGCTCACCGTCGCCGCGCTGTCCGACCTCGAGATCCCGAACATCTGGGCGAAGGCCATCACCGAGGCCCACGCCCGGATCCTCGAACGGGTGGGCGCCGACCACGTCATCTCCCCCGAGCGCGAGATGGGCGAGCGCGTCGCCCACCTCGTCACCGGCCGGATGATCGAGTACCTCGAGCTCGATCCCGGCTTCGCGCTGGTCGAGACGACCGCACCGAGCGAGATCGTCGACAAGTCGCTCACCGAGGTCCTCTTCCGGAGCACCTACGGGGTCACCGTGGTGTGCATCAAGCCGGCCGGCGGGGTCTTCACCTACGCCACGCCCGACACCAAGATCGGCGAGGGCGACATCCTCCTCGTGGCCGGGGAGA